The following are encoded together in the Microcaecilia unicolor unplaced genomic scaffold, aMicUni1.1, whole genome shotgun sequence genome:
- the LOC115459745 gene encoding histone H4 encodes MSGRGKGGKGLGKGGAKRHRKVLRDNIQGITKPAIRRLARRGGVKRISGLIYEETRGVLKVFLENVIRDAVTYTEHAKRKTVTAMDVVYALKRQGRTLYGFGG; translated from the coding sequence ATGTCCGGTCGTGGTAAAGGTGGGAAGGGTTTAGGGAAAGGGGGCGCTAAGCGCCATAGAAAGGTGTTACGCGATAACATCCAGGGAATCACAAAGCCCGCTATCCGGCGCTTGGCTCGCCGAGGCGGAGTCAAGCGTATCTCCGGTCTCATCTACGAAGAGACTCGTGGGGTGCTGAAGGTTTTCTTGGAGAATGTTATCAGAGACGCCGTCACCTATACTGAGCACGCCAAGAGAAAGACAGTAACAGCTATGGATGTGGTGTATGCCCTGAAGCGCCAGGGCCGTACCCTGTATGGTTTCGGAGGCTAA